AAGTCCCGATGAAAATATAATGGTAAATAGTGTTATCATTGGAAAAACTGATTCAGATAAACTAACATTAATTGCAAAAGATAATCATATTGTTGATATTATAGGTGGCGAGCTTAAAAGTCATGGTCTTGAAAAATTGGGTGAAGTTGATTTGGATTCTGCGATAATTAAAACAGGTCTCTTAAGACATGCTAAAGTAACTCCAAGGGTTATTTCTAATGTAGAGTCTGATAGTTTTAAAGTTACTTTTTTAGACCATGCAGGAGAAGATGTTTATAAGTTCAGGGATTCCAGTTTAGTTATCACTGTTGGTGATGATACAACACTGATATCTTCTGATATTTTATACAGATTTGATATACCTGTAATTGGAATAACTGATGGTGACTTGGACAAGGTTGTGGAAGATGGATTTAAGGTTAAAAATTCTATCATTTTTGAAGTTGAAAGTGGGTTTGATGACATCATTGGTCAAGATATTAAAAGGTTGATTTTTAGCGATGAAATAGAATCTTATGATTTTGATAATATCGATGATGTAAAAAATAAAATCATTGAAATAATAAAAAATATTAATTGTAAATACAAAATAAATTATATTAACTAAACGAGGATGTGTAATTTTGGATTTTAAAAATCTGGTTCAGGAAATTCAAGAATTTAAAGGAGTATCACGTAAAAGTTCAATTGATAATGTAATATCTCTTTTAAAAGAATCATATAATGTTTCAGGAGATGTAGTAATAGATATTGGGGATGATGCTTCAGCCATTGATATTGGAAACAATCAAGTGATTCTCATTGCAGCCGATGGAATTTGGGGAGATATTATGAATGTTAACCCCTACTGGGCAGGATATTGTTCAGTTCTTGTAAACGTAAATGATATTGCCGCAATGGGCGGAAAACCTCTGGCAATGGTAAACATAATGTCCATAAGCAATGATGAGATTTATGAAGATTTGTTGAATGGAATTAAGGACGGATGCTTAAAATTCAATGTACCAATGGTTGGTGGACATCTTCATCCTGATGGAGAAGTGGATTCATTAGGTGTAGCAATTGTAGGTATAGCTCAAAAAGATAAAATCATAACTAGTTTTGCAGCAGAGGTTGGTGACAAGGTTCTTGTTGCAATCGACCTTGATGGTAAACCTCATGAAATGTTTAGCCTAAACTGGGACACTACATATGATAAAGATGCACAGCTCGTTCAAGACCAAATTACTGCAGTACAATACTTGGC
Above is a genomic segment from Methanobrevibacter sp. containing:
- a CDS encoding methanogenesis marker 2 protein, whose protein sequence is MDFKNLVQEIQEFKGVSRKSSIDNVISLLKESYNVSGDVVIDIGDDASAIDIGNNQVILIAADGIWGDIMNVNPYWAGYCSVLVNVNDIAAMGGKPLAMVNIMSISNDEIYEDLLNGIKDGCLKFNVPMVGGHLHPDGEVDSLGVAIVGIAQKDKIITSFAAEVGDKVLVAIDLDGKPHEMFSLNWDTTYDKDAQLVQDQITAVQYLAEHDYIKSGKDISNPGILGTLEMLLETSKKGAVVNLEDIPRNENVEWVDWLRSYPGSGFVFTADEEKCEFIKEYLAEYSIETNIVGEVTDSNSLYLKYDGEEAEVFNQDKNPVFIFG
- a CDS encoding DUF2117 domain-containing protein, which encodes MRIGIVVHGPNIIDTGYALKLINLIKNYGDVYTRLGGTMGRTAVIDASLENVIDISCKLVPSDSLKIFHDDDVDLIFLLNYGKSDVTGQVFGYKVYNHYVNKISDNNIPLIQIERPGEDDGSIIPWNNNLKIVEELSQKLNLDIVTPEEVYNNHIKHDCAGLNQRVVHGVSPDENIMVNSVIIGKTDSDKLTLIAKDNHIVDIIGGELKSHGLEKLGEVDLDSAIIKTGLLRHAKVTPRVISNVESDSFKVTFLDHAGEDVYKFRDSSLVITVGDDTTLISSDILYRFDIPVIGITDGDLDKVVEDGFKVKNSIIFEVESGFDDIIGQDIKRLIFSDEIESYDFDNIDDVKNKIIEIIKNINCKYKINYIN